Proteins encoded within one genomic window of Sebastes fasciatus isolate fSebFas1 chromosome 18, fSebFas1.pri, whole genome shotgun sequence:
- the LOC141756308 gene encoding rho-associated protein kinase 2-like isoform X6, producing MSHTWQAQTAAPLRPCTQRWRREERGGREGVCRVLERERGGGEGGKAAATLAVVFESVRVVDVGSCTLILLSFSTWIYIICLVRGGSSVHQWSCGTPCWKVRLGRTGVDEIKVHPFFKNDQWTFDNIRETVAPVVPELSGDIDTSNFDDIEEDKGDAETFPPPKAFVGNQLPFIGFTYFKEDQLLNGQNNRSVEDSEDSKENSEDKDSKNELQKKLHQLEEQVDHEMQAKDELEHKCKNATNRLDKLVKELDKEMNSRQKVEASLRQLERERALLQHQSAENLRKTEIESDRKRSLENELNNLRDQLEDLRKRNQNSQISNEKNIQLQRQLEEANGVLQAEQEAAARLKKSQAEVQKQCQSFEVSLREMQEKCGQLESSKMELEKQLMGLQAELEEERRDRSLGTETITDLQGRISGLEEEVKEVKSSLFEVRTEKKQLHEKLNDLEKEKGNQEIDLTFKLKSLHQSLEQEEAEHKTTKAKLADKNHIYQSIEEAKSEALKEMESTLQDERSLKLQVEGKLLQQEKDLSMLDCDYKQAQHKLGELQAQKEKLSEEVKSLNSRLDQEIHKRSMSQSDLKMQTQQVSVLRSSEKQLKQELNHLLDMKQVLEKQIQELRREKQEAGGQLKDLKDQLEAEQYFTTLYKTQVRELKEECDERNKLYKEAQLRLAEYQEERGSMTAQLEASLTKADSEQLARSIAEEQYSDLEKEKIMKELEIKDMMARHKQELGDKEATISSLEESNRTLTVDVANLASEKEELNNQLKDMHQQLQKAMEGEKQMSSVKLSFEKLVQNERTLKIQAVNKLAEVMNRRETVRGGHRSIGNEVHRKEKENRKLQLELRTEKEKLNSTIIKYQRELTDMQALIAEENQVRLELQLALDSKDSDIEQLRCQITSLSVHSLDSTSISSGNDLDAGGDGYPVRITHSRTSESMSFTYQRTHKSVCIDTRPNLHSAHTLFDSDSEDDDEYDGAVEQGRRPPLALTYEQPSEAEPADSRLEGWISLPAKNTKRFGWDKKYIVVSSKKILFYNSELDREQANPFMTLDIDKLFHVRPVTHTDVYRADAKEIPRIFQILYANEGEIKRDQESAVEPATYADRPSYISHKGHEFILTMYHFPSSCEACTRPLWNVFKPPPALECRRCHTKCHKDHLDRKEEVISPCKVNYDISTAKDLLLLTNSQEEQQRWVSHLLKRIPRKHPTMSPPSAAQNIPPEKTSRSSPRPSPRHSPRGSPLMTSHRGAIKIQPSRQSSGKTRLLEFGLKDWNWQLDDVDNDDDDDLFF from the exons ATGTCCCACACGTGGCAAGCCCAAACTGCCGCACCCCTCCGGCCCTGTACCCAGcggtggaggagggaggaaaggggGGGACGAGAAGGAGTGTGTAGagttttagagagagagagaggaggaggagaaggagggaaggCAGCGGCGACTCTAGCAGTTGTGTTTGAGTCAGTCAGAGTTGTTGATGTTGGCTCCTGCACTCTGATCCTGCTGTCTTTCTCCACTTGGATCTACATTATCTGTCTGGTTAGAGGAGGTTCCAGTGTCCACCAGTGGTCATGCGGCACTCCATGCTG GAAGGTTCGTCTGGGCCGCACCGGAGTGGATGAGATCAAAGTCCACCCTTTCTTCAAGAACGACCAGTGGACCTTCGACAACATCCGAGAGA CTGTGGCTCCAGTTGTGCCCGAGCTGAGCGGTGACATCGACACCAGTAACTTTGACGACATAGAGGAAGATAAAGGAGATGCTGAGACCTTCCCTCCACCCAAAGCCTTCGTGGGCAACCAGCTACCATTCATCGGCTTCACTTACTTCAAGGAGGACCA GTTGCTGAACGGACAAAACAACCGCTCTGTGGAGGATTCAGAGGACAGTAAGGAGAACTCTGAGGACAAGGACAGTAAGAACGAG CTGCAGAAAAAGCTCCATCAGCTGGAGGAGCAGGTCGACCATGAGATGCAGGCCAAAGATGAGCTGGAGCACAAGTGCAA AAATGCCACCAACCGTTTAGACAAGCTGGTCAAAGAATTAGAcaaggag ATGAATAGCAGGCAGAAAGTGGAGGCTTCACTGAGGCagctggagagagagcgagctcTGCTGCAGCACCAGAGCGCCGAGAACCTGCGCAAGACGGAGATTGAAAGTGACAGAAAACGCAGCCTGGAGAACGAAC TGAACAATCTGAGGGACCAGCTAGAGGATCTTAGGAAGAGGAACCAGAATTCCCAGATCTCCAATGAGAAGAACATCCAGCTGCAGAGACAA CTCGAGGAGGCCAACGGCGTGCTGCAGGCCGAGCAGGAGGCGGCGGCGCGGCTGAAGAAGAGTCAGGCAGAGGTGCAGAAGCAGTGTCAGAGCTTTGAGGTCAGCCTCAGGGAGATGCAGGAGAAGTGCGGCCAGCTCGAGAGCAGCAAGATGGAGCTGGAGAAGCAGCTGATGGGGCTGCAGGccgagctggaggaggagaggagagaccgCAGCCTCGGGACAGAAACTATTACTGACCTGCAGG gacGCATCTCTGGCCTGGAAGAAGAGGTGAAAGAGGTGAAGTCTTCCCTCTTTGAGGTCCGGACTGAGAAGAAGCAGCTACACGAGAAGCTCAACGACCTCGAGAAG GAGAAGGGCAACCAAGAGATCGACCTGACGTTCAAGCTGAAGTCGCTCCATCAGAGtctggagcaggaggaggccGAGCACAAGACCACCAAAGCCAAGCTGGCAGATAAAAACCACATCTACCAGTCCATCGAGGAGGCAAAGTCTGAGGCCTTAAAAG AGATGGAGAGCACCCTGCAGGACGAGCGCAGCTTGAAGCTGCAGGTGGAGGGAAAGCTGCTGCAGCAAGAGAAGGACCTCTCCATGCTGGACTGCGACTACAAGCAGGCGCAGCACAAACTGGGCGAGCTGCAGGCACAGAAGGAGAAACTCTCTGAAGAG gtaAAGAGTCTGAACTCGCGTCTGGACCAGGAGATCCACAAGCGGAGCATGAGCCAGAGCGACCTGAAGATGCAGACCCAGCAGGTGTCGGTGCTGCGCTCCTCAGAGAAACAGCTCAAACAGGAACTGAACCACCTCCTGGACATGAAGCAGGTCCTGGAGAAACAGATCCAAGAGCTACGCag GGAGAAGCAGGAGGCCGGCGGCCAGCTGAAGGATCTGAAGGACCAACTGGAGGCTGAGCAGTATTTCACA ACCCTTTACAAGACGCAGGTCCGTGAGCTgaaggaggagtgtgatgagagGAATAAGCTGTACAAAGAGGCGCAGCTACGACTGGCAGAATATCAGGAGGAGAG GGGTTCCATGACAGCCCAGCTGGAAGCCAGTCTGACCAAGGCGGACTCTGAGCAGCTGGCTCGCTCCATCGCCGAGGAGCAGTACTCTGATCTGGAGAAGGAGAAGATCATGAAGGAGCTGGAGATCAAAGACATGATGGCGAGACACAAGCAGGAGCTCGGCGACAAGGAGGCCACCATCAGCTCG CTGGAAGAGTCTAATCGCACCCTGACGGTGGATGTGGCCAACCTGGCCAGCGAGAAAGAGGAGCTCAACAACCAGCTGAAGGACATGCATCAAC AGCTCCAGAAAGCCATGGAGGGGGAGAAGCAGATGAGCTCGGTCAAACTGTCCTTTGAAAAGCTGGTGCAGAATGAAAGGACGCTAAAAATTCAG GCTGTCAACAAGCTGGCCGAGGTGATGAACAGGAGGGAGACGGTGCGAGGAGGCCACCGGAGCATCGGCAACGAGGTGCacaggaaggagaaggagaacagGAAGCTGCAGCTGGAGCTGAGGACGGAGAAGGAGAAGCTCAACAGCACCATCATCAAGTAccagagagagttgacagataTGCAGGCG CTGATAGCAGAAGAGAACCAGGTGCGTCTGGAGCTTCAGTTGGCGTTGGACAGCAAAGACAGCGACATCGAGCAGCTCCGTTGCCAGATCACCTCCCTCAGCGTTCACTCTCTGGACTCCACCAGCATCAGCAGCGGCAATGACCTGGACGCGGGTGGTGACGGATACCCAG TGCGCATTACTCACTCTCGCACTTCAGAATCAATGTCCTTCACCTACCAGCGCACACACAAATCTGTCTGCATCGACACCCGGCCCAACCTTCACTCTGCTCACACCCTCTTCGACTCTGACTCGGAGGATGACGACGAGTATGACGGGGCGGTGGAGCAGGGCCGCCGCCCCCCCCTGGCCCTCACCTACGAACAGCCCTCTGAGGCTGAACCTGCAG ACTCCAGGCTGGAGGGCTGGATTTCACTTCCTGCCAAGAACACAAAGCGGTTCGGCTGGgacaaaaaa TATATAGTTGTGAGCAGTAAGAAGATCCTGTTCTACAACAGCGAGCTGGACCGAGAGCAGGCCAACCCTTTCATGACCCTGGACATCGA TAAGCTGTTTCATGTCCGACCAGTCACTCATACTGATGTGTACCGTGCAGATGCCAAAGAAATACCAAGGATATTCCAG ATCCTGTACGCCAACGAAGGCGAGATTAAACGTGATCAGGAGTCTGCGGTGGAGCCCGCGACGTACGCCGATCGTCCCTCCTACATCAGCCACAAGGGCCACGAGTTCATCCTCACTATGTACCACTTCCCATCCAGCTGCGAGGCGTGCACTCGGCCCCTGTGGAACGTTTTCAAGCCCCCGCCGGCCCTCGAGTGCCGCCGCTGCCACACCAAGTGCCACAAAGATCACCTGGACAGGAAGGAGGAAGTTATCTCGCCCTGCAAGG TGAACTACGACATATCCACCGCCAAAGACTTGCTTCTGCTGACTAACTcccaggaggagcagcagcgcTGGGTCAGCCACCTCCTCAAACGCATCCCGAGGAAACACCCGACCATGAGTCCTCCCTCCGCAGCACAAAACATCCCTCCTGAGAAGACATCGCGCTCCTCTCCGCGGCCCTCCCCGCGACATTCACCCAGGGGTTCGCCTCTTATGACGAGCCATCGCGGAGCCATCAAGATCCAGCCCAGCAGACAGTCATCAGGGAAAACCAG ATTGCTTGAGTTTGGCCTGAAAGACTGGAATTGGCAGTTGGATGATGtcgataatgatgatgatgatgatctgtTCTTCTGA
- the LOC141756308 gene encoding rho-associated protein kinase 2-like isoform X4, giving the protein MLGAESRLESRLNKLESLMRNPQSALNLETLLDSMSALAHDLNYPTLRKNKNIESFLSRYEKAASQLRELQVKLEDFDKVKLIGRGAYGEVQLVRHKASRKVYAMKQLNKFEMIKRSDSAFFWEERHIMAFSNSPWVVQLCCAFQDDRHLYMVMEFMPGGDLVTLTMNYDMPEKWARFYTAEVVLALNAIHAMGFIHRDVKPDNMLLDQHGHLKLADFGTCMKMDSTGMVHCDTAVGTPDYISPEVLQSQGGDGYYGRECDWWSVGVFIYELFVGETPFYAESLVGTYGKIMNHNNTLIFPDDIQMSQDARNLICAFLTDRKVRLGRTGVDEIKVHPFFKNDQWTFDNIRETVAPVVPELSGDIDTSNFDDIEEDKGDAETFPPPKAFVGNQLPFIGFTYFKEDQLLNGQNNRSVEDSEDSKENSEDKDSKNELQKKLHQLEEQVDHEMQAKDELEHKCKNATNRLDKLVKELDKEMNSRQKVEASLRQLERERALLQHQSAENLRKTEIESDRKRSLENELNNLRDQLEDLRKRNQNSQISNEKNIQLQRQLEEANGVLQAEQEAAARLKKSQAEVQKQCQSFEVSLREMQEKCGQLESSKMELEKQLMGLQAELEEERRDRSLGTETITDLQGRISGLEEEVKEVKSSLFEVRTEKKQLHEKLNDLEKEKGNQEIDLTFKLKSLHQSLEQEEAEHKTTKAKLADKNHIYQSIEEAKSEALKEMESTLQDERSLKLQVEGKLLQQEKDLSMLDCDYKQAQHKLGELQAQKEKLSEEVKSLNSRLDQEIHKRSMSQSDLKMQTQQVSVLRSSEKQLKQELNHLLDMKQVLEKQIQELRREKQEAGGQLKDLKDQLEAEQYFTTLYKTQVRELKEECDERNKLYKEAQLRLAEYQEERGSMTAQLEASLTKADSEQLARSIAEEQYSDLEKEKIMKELEIKDMMARHKQELGDKEATISSLEESNRTLTVDVANLASEKEELNNQLKDMHQQLQKAMEGEKQMSSVKLSFEKLVQNERTLKIQAVNKLAEVMNRRETVRGGHRSIGNEVHRKEKENRKLQLELRTEKEKLNSTIIKYQRELTDMQALIAEENQVRLELQLALDSKDSDIEQLRCQITSLSVHSLDSTSISSGNDLDAGGDGYPDSRLEGWISLPAKNTKRFGWDKKYIVVSSKKILFYNSELDREQANPFMTLDIDKLFHVRPVTHTDVYRADAKEIPRIFQILYANEGEIKRDQESAVEPATYADRPSYISHKGHEFILTMYHFPSSCEACTRPLWNVFKPPPALECRRCHTKCHKDHLDRKEEVISPCKVNYDISTAKDLLLLTNSQEEQQRWVSHLLKRIPRKHPTMSPPSAAQNIPPEKTSRSSPRPSPRHSPRGSPLMTSHRGAIKIQPSRQSSGKTRLLEFGLKDWNWQLDDVDNDDDDDLFF; this is encoded by the exons ATGCTTGGTGCAGAGAGCAGACTGGAGAGCCGGTTGAACAAGCTGGAGTCTCTCATGAGGAACCCACAGTCGGCTCTAAACTTGGAAACCCTGCTG GATTCCATGAGCGCGCTGGCTCACGATTTGAACTATCCTACCCTgcggaaaaacaaaaacatcgaGTCCTTTCTGAGCCGAT ATGAAAAGGCGGCGAGTCAGCTGCGAGAGCTGCAAGTGAAGCTTGAAGACTTCGACAAAGTGAAGCTGATCGGGAGAGGAGCCTACGGTGAAGTGCAGCTG GTCCGCCACAAGGCCTCCCGGAAGGTCTACGCCATGAAGCAGCTCAACAAGTTTGAGATGATCAAGCGGTCGGACTCGGCCTTCTTCTGGGAGGAGAGGCACATCATGGCCTTTTCCAACAGTCCCTGGGTCGTCCAG CTGTGCTGTGCTTTCCAAGACGACCGCCACCTCTACATGGTGATGGAGTTCATGCCCGGAGGCGACCTGGTCACGCTCACCATGAACTACGACATGCCGGAGAAGTGGGCTCGCTTCTACACAGCCGAGGTAGTGCTGGCGCTGAACGCCATCCACGCCATGGGCTTCATCCATCGGGACGTCAAACCCGACAACATGCTGCTGGACCAACACGGACACCTCAAACTGGCGGATTTCGGCACGTGCATGAAGATGGACTCG ACAGGCATGGTGCACTGTGACACAGCCGTAGGCACGCCAGACTACATCTCCCCTGAGGTGCTCCAGTCTCAGGGTGGTGACGGTTACTACGGCCGGGAGTGCGACTGGTGGTCTGTGGGAGTCTTTATCTATGAGTTGTTTGTTG GTGAAACTCCCTTCTATGCCGAATCCCTGGTGGGAACGTATGGGAAGATCATGaaccacaacaacacactcATCTTCCCAGATGATATACAGATGTCTCAGGATGCCAGAAACCTCATCTGTGCCTTTCTTACTGACAG GAAGGTTCGTCTGGGCCGCACCGGAGTGGATGAGATCAAAGTCCACCCTTTCTTCAAGAACGACCAGTGGACCTTCGACAACATCCGAGAGA CTGTGGCTCCAGTTGTGCCCGAGCTGAGCGGTGACATCGACACCAGTAACTTTGACGACATAGAGGAAGATAAAGGAGATGCTGAGACCTTCCCTCCACCCAAAGCCTTCGTGGGCAACCAGCTACCATTCATCGGCTTCACTTACTTCAAGGAGGACCA GTTGCTGAACGGACAAAACAACCGCTCTGTGGAGGATTCAGAGGACAGTAAGGAGAACTCTGAGGACAAGGACAGTAAGAACGAG CTGCAGAAAAAGCTCCATCAGCTGGAGGAGCAGGTCGACCATGAGATGCAGGCCAAAGATGAGCTGGAGCACAAGTGCAA AAATGCCACCAACCGTTTAGACAAGCTGGTCAAAGAATTAGAcaaggag ATGAATAGCAGGCAGAAAGTGGAGGCTTCACTGAGGCagctggagagagagcgagctcTGCTGCAGCACCAGAGCGCCGAGAACCTGCGCAAGACGGAGATTGAAAGTGACAGAAAACGCAGCCTGGAGAACGAAC TGAACAATCTGAGGGACCAGCTAGAGGATCTTAGGAAGAGGAACCAGAATTCCCAGATCTCCAATGAGAAGAACATCCAGCTGCAGAGACAA CTCGAGGAGGCCAACGGCGTGCTGCAGGCCGAGCAGGAGGCGGCGGCGCGGCTGAAGAAGAGTCAGGCAGAGGTGCAGAAGCAGTGTCAGAGCTTTGAGGTCAGCCTCAGGGAGATGCAGGAGAAGTGCGGCCAGCTCGAGAGCAGCAAGATGGAGCTGGAGAAGCAGCTGATGGGGCTGCAGGccgagctggaggaggagaggagagaccgCAGCCTCGGGACAGAAACTATTACTGACCTGCAGG gacGCATCTCTGGCCTGGAAGAAGAGGTGAAAGAGGTGAAGTCTTCCCTCTTTGAGGTCCGGACTGAGAAGAAGCAGCTACACGAGAAGCTCAACGACCTCGAGAAG GAGAAGGGCAACCAAGAGATCGACCTGACGTTCAAGCTGAAGTCGCTCCATCAGAGtctggagcaggaggaggccGAGCACAAGACCACCAAAGCCAAGCTGGCAGATAAAAACCACATCTACCAGTCCATCGAGGAGGCAAAGTCTGAGGCCTTAAAAG AGATGGAGAGCACCCTGCAGGACGAGCGCAGCTTGAAGCTGCAGGTGGAGGGAAAGCTGCTGCAGCAAGAGAAGGACCTCTCCATGCTGGACTGCGACTACAAGCAGGCGCAGCACAAACTGGGCGAGCTGCAGGCACAGAAGGAGAAACTCTCTGAAGAG gtaAAGAGTCTGAACTCGCGTCTGGACCAGGAGATCCACAAGCGGAGCATGAGCCAGAGCGACCTGAAGATGCAGACCCAGCAGGTGTCGGTGCTGCGCTCCTCAGAGAAACAGCTCAAACAGGAACTGAACCACCTCCTGGACATGAAGCAGGTCCTGGAGAAACAGATCCAAGAGCTACGCag GGAGAAGCAGGAGGCCGGCGGCCAGCTGAAGGATCTGAAGGACCAACTGGAGGCTGAGCAGTATTTCACA ACCCTTTACAAGACGCAGGTCCGTGAGCTgaaggaggagtgtgatgagagGAATAAGCTGTACAAAGAGGCGCAGCTACGACTGGCAGAATATCAGGAGGAGAG GGGTTCCATGACAGCCCAGCTGGAAGCCAGTCTGACCAAGGCGGACTCTGAGCAGCTGGCTCGCTCCATCGCCGAGGAGCAGTACTCTGATCTGGAGAAGGAGAAGATCATGAAGGAGCTGGAGATCAAAGACATGATGGCGAGACACAAGCAGGAGCTCGGCGACAAGGAGGCCACCATCAGCTCG CTGGAAGAGTCTAATCGCACCCTGACGGTGGATGTGGCCAACCTGGCCAGCGAGAAAGAGGAGCTCAACAACCAGCTGAAGGACATGCATCAAC AGCTCCAGAAAGCCATGGAGGGGGAGAAGCAGATGAGCTCGGTCAAACTGTCCTTTGAAAAGCTGGTGCAGAATGAAAGGACGCTAAAAATTCAG GCTGTCAACAAGCTGGCCGAGGTGATGAACAGGAGGGAGACGGTGCGAGGAGGCCACCGGAGCATCGGCAACGAGGTGCacaggaaggagaaggagaacagGAAGCTGCAGCTGGAGCTGAGGACGGAGAAGGAGAAGCTCAACAGCACCATCATCAAGTAccagagagagttgacagataTGCAGGCG CTGATAGCAGAAGAGAACCAGGTGCGTCTGGAGCTTCAGTTGGCGTTGGACAGCAAAGACAGCGACATCGAGCAGCTCCGTTGCCAGATCACCTCCCTCAGCGTTCACTCTCTGGACTCCACCAGCATCAGCAGCGGCAATGACCTGGACGCGGGTGGTGACGGATACCCAG ACTCCAGGCTGGAGGGCTGGATTTCACTTCCTGCCAAGAACACAAAGCGGTTCGGCTGGgacaaaaaa TATATAGTTGTGAGCAGTAAGAAGATCCTGTTCTACAACAGCGAGCTGGACCGAGAGCAGGCCAACCCTTTCATGACCCTGGACATCGA TAAGCTGTTTCATGTCCGACCAGTCACTCATACTGATGTGTACCGTGCAGATGCCAAAGAAATACCAAGGATATTCCAG ATCCTGTACGCCAACGAAGGCGAGATTAAACGTGATCAGGAGTCTGCGGTGGAGCCCGCGACGTACGCCGATCGTCCCTCCTACATCAGCCACAAGGGCCACGAGTTCATCCTCACTATGTACCACTTCCCATCCAGCTGCGAGGCGTGCACTCGGCCCCTGTGGAACGTTTTCAAGCCCCCGCCGGCCCTCGAGTGCCGCCGCTGCCACACCAAGTGCCACAAAGATCACCTGGACAGGAAGGAGGAAGTTATCTCGCCCTGCAAGG TGAACTACGACATATCCACCGCCAAAGACTTGCTTCTGCTGACTAACTcccaggaggagcagcagcgcTGGGTCAGCCACCTCCTCAAACGCATCCCGAGGAAACACCCGACCATGAGTCCTCCCTCCGCAGCACAAAACATCCCTCCTGAGAAGACATCGCGCTCCTCTCCGCGGCCCTCCCCGCGACATTCACCCAGGGGTTCGCCTCTTATGACGAGCCATCGCGGAGCCATCAAGATCCAGCCCAGCAGACAGTCATCAGGGAAAACCAG ATTGCTTGAGTTTGGCCTGAAAGACTGGAATTGGCAGTTGGATGATGtcgataatgatgatgatgatgatctgtTCTTCTGA